AAAGGTCATGGCCACCGGGTCCAGCTCCCGGCGTTGATCCTCAAGGGTGTAATCAATGCCCGATTTTTTCAGATCCATCATCAGCCGGCGGGTATAACCGCGCGGAAGCATCAGGCCCGTTTTGCCGAAGGTGTCATAAAACCGAAGCGTCTTGGGCGTATTCCGGTTCCATCGGCCCATGCGTTCGTTTTCAAGCCAGACGGGGTTTGAAAGGGTGAATTGTTCCATCAGTTCCCGGCGGGTTGCATCGGGCAATCCGATGAGCTTCAGCCGGTTGGAAAGGGTGAGGGTTACCGTATTGAGCGCTCCTTTCTACGTCAAATCGTCTTCCAGACCGTCATCTCCCTCGGCATCCACTTCAATATCAATATCATCGTCATCCGAATCCTCATCGCCGATATCATCATCGATCAAATCATTCACGATCTCCGGTTTCATCTTGATAACATCCGGCACCACGGTATCTTCTCCTTCCCTGTGGGAGAAGGCCTCTCTGTCATCGAACATCAGCTCGATGCGATCCTCCTGATCGGTTTCATAGAGTTGCAGAATACTTTCGGCCATCTTTTGCGCATAGATCACTCTCGGGTACATGTTATGGGTTCGAAAGGTCGAAATCAGCTTGTCAACCCCCGCTGAAATGGCGGCGCGAATGGTTGCGCCGCTGTGACTTTCCTCGCAGATAAGCGAAAAAACCTCCTTTTCAAGCTCGGTATATTCGCTGATGGTCAGGGTTTCCTTCCCGCCGCTTTTGGTCAGAACATATTTTTGCCGCATTTTCCCCCTTTATGTGTGAAATGGGTTGGATGAAGTTTCGCTATTCGTTTAATCGTTATCCGGACCCTGCCCATTGTCAATGGGTAATCAGGAAATGCCGATCGCCCTTCGAACCGTTTCCGCGATAATTTCACAATATTGCCGGGTAATCGCCTGCGTTGGCCCTTCCACCATCACGCGGCACATGGGTTGCGTGCCCGAATACCGCACCAGCACACGCCCCTTATCCCCCAATGCCGCCGCCGCTGCTTCAATGGCTTGCTGAATTTCGGGAACCGTTTCGATCGGCGGTTTTTCCCGAACATCCACGTTTATCAGCACCTGCGGAAATACGGTCATGACCCGGCTTAGTTCCGATAAGGGTTTATTTTTCATCGCCATCACTTCCAGGAGCCGCAAGCCCGCCAGCAGGCCGTCACCGGTGGTGTGATGATTCAGAAAAATCATGTGGCCCGAATCTTCTCCGCCGAGAGTGGCTCCGGTTTCGCGCATCATTTCCAGCACATACCGGTCCCCCACCTGCGCCGTGTAATGCGCAATACCGTATGCCTTCATGGCCGCCTTAAAGCCGAGATTACTCATCACCGTGGTCACGACCTTGTTCTCTTTCAACAGGCCTTTTTTGGATAAAGCCGTTGCGCAAACCGCCAGAATCTGATCGCCGGTGAGCACCTTTCCCGTCTCATCCACGGCAATGAGCCGGTCGCCGTCCCCGTCAAAAGCAAGCCCGATATCGGCGCCGGTTTTCAACACGGCTTCGGCAAGCGCCTCCGGATGCTGTGAGCCGCAAGCATCATTGATGTTTCGTCCGTCCGGCGAAATAAAGAGCGCGTTCACCTCGGCGCCCAATTGTTCAAACACTCGCGGCGCTGCTTGAAAGGTCGCCCCATTGGCGCAATCGATCACGATTTTCATTCCGGCAAGCGTAAACCCGGCCGGCAAGGTACGGATCAGAAAATCCGCATATGCTTGAACCCCTTCGGAACAAATTCGAACCCGGCCCGTATTTTCGGTTCCGGGCGCAAGCGAGCTGTTCTCGAGAACCGCCGTTTCCAGCTCATGTTCCGCCGCATCGCTCAGTTTAAAGCCATCCGGACCGAACACCTTGATGCCGTTGTCAAAATAGGGGTTGTGAGAGGCCGATATCACCACCCCGGCATGGGCCTTGATGGCCTGAATATGATAGGCAACCGCCGGTGTGGGAATGACGCCATACTGCAAGGCATCGCCGCCGGCCGAGCAGATGCCGGCGGCCAGGGCCGAAGCCAGCATATCTCCGGACAAACGTGTATCCTGACCGATCACAATCACCGGTGCATCCGTTTCTTTTTTAAATAAGGTGGCCAGCGCCCGCCCCACGGCCAGCGCCATCTCCGCCGTCACCGGATACGAATTGGCCACCCCGCGAATGCCGTCCGTGCCGAAAAGTTTTCCCATCATTCCGTTTATCCTTATGCGGCCTTGAAACCAAAGGCCGGTAACAAAGCAAATGCCGCACCGGAATGCGCATCGACCATTCCCTGCAGCCACTGGGTGCCCAGAGAGGCTTCCTCATCGTTGAGACTTTTTATCACGGCAATGTAGTCTTTTCCCTTTTCTTGAATATGGGATTGAATCACCGAAATAAAGGCGGCTGCTTTTGCAGCATCGCCGGTTTCATTTTTCAGGTTCAAAAAAAGCTGCGACAATTCAGCGCTTCGCTCATGCAATTGCGCTTTTTGCGCCAATAAGGCGGCCGAAGCGTTTTCACCGGCCTGCTCCCGATAAATGCGGGCCGACTCAGGCAATTTTTGAGCCAATGCGTCCAGCCGGGTAATCCGCTCCGCGATTCCCATATACACCTTTTCCATCAAACCGCCCCATAAGGCGTCGGGAAACGCGTCGGAAATAAATTCACGGCGAACGACCCCATACCAGGCGCGAAGGGCCATCAGATTGGTGATATATAAAATATTATTCTGAACAATGCGCTTGATGCTGCGATAAAAACCGGTCTCAAAGGGCATATTGCCGCTTCGGCCGATGCCATCGATCAAAAGCCGGTTCGGCCGCAGCTCATCTTTTCGATAAATGCACCCGGCGGCAATCACCGTGCCGAAAGCGAGCCGGCAAGGGCCTACCAGCCCGCCCTGCCCGCCCAAAAAAACAGGGCGCTGATTTAGCATCACGCCGTCCGGCACATTCCCCATCAAGGAGGCCGTGGCCTTGTCCTGATTGGGGGTAAAATTAAAATGGACATATGAGCTGCCCACCTCGCTGTGATCCTTGCGGCTCGTGCCGCCCGTCATCAGGCAGTCACAAAAATTGATCAGGCTACCGAGCGTCACGAAAGGAAAGAGAATCGTTTGCTTGAGCCCCACCGTATGCGCGCCGGATGCCTCTTCCTCCAGAATCGTGCCTTCCCGCACCTGCGCGCCGGACCCCATGCCGGATCTTTTCAAAAACACGGCGTCCTTGAAATACCCGCCCTTAAGTTGCACCTCGGGGCCGATCTGGCAATTTTCAAGGGTCACCGGGGCTTCCCGGCCGAGCTCCGCGCCGGCGCAGATCAGGGTGCCGGCGCCGAAAATCCGGCATCCCGCGTGGAGGATAACCCCCTCGCCAGAAATACGGTCGGGATCGACTTCCGGCCCGAGCGCAATGCTGTGAGGGGCCTGGATTTTCACGCCTTTTTCCACTAGGGCATGAACACGTTCATCGAGTTTCATAAGTTCTTCTCGGAAAGTTTAGTGGTTGATGGAACGTTGATTTGAACGTCTTATCATTAACATGCCGAGGCATTTGCCATAAAAACGAAGGGCAAGCGCCATAAATACGAAAGGTTTAAAAATGGTTAACGGCCACTTAACATACTTTGCGAAATACCGGTAAGCGCTCAAATGAAACGCCAGCAAAGATCGCAGCCGCCTTTTTTCGCTGCTTTTTCCAGCGGCATGCACGATCGACGCCCCCGGATAATACACCACCTGCCAACCGTGCGATTTCATGCGGCGGCACCAATCGGCATCTTCCCAGTACATGAAAAAGCGTTCATCCAAAAGGCCGACATCTTCAACCGCTTCCCGCCGGACCACCATGCAGGCGCCGGACACCCAGTCCACCGGAATGGCGGCAATGTGCTGATCCCCGATGTCGGTCCGCACATTTTTTCGACTTAAGCGATTAGCAGGAAAAAAGCGCGTCAAAAAAGAGGTTCTGCCGAATAACCCCGTCAACGGTGTCGGGAAGGACCGGGCGGACCCCTGAATCGTGCCGTCTTCATTTAGCACCTTGGGGCCCAATACACCGACCTGCCGATTTTCGTTCATGTAAGCATTTACCGAATCGAAAAAATTTTCGCATACAGACGTATCGGGATTCAATATCATAAGATAGGGCGCATCGCTTTGCCGAATGCCAATATTCACGGCCGCCGCAAACCCCAGATTTTTTTTATTCTTAATGTAAAGCGCATGGGGAAAGGATCGTTCAAGCCGATCTCCGATATCATCCGGACCGTTTTCGCAGATAATGAGGCGCCCCCCGGCGGAATGGCTTGCTCGACTGATGGACGCAAGGCACTTCAACAACAGGCGCGAACTGTGATAATTTACGATAACGGCGTCCATCATATGAATAAAAACGACCCGGAAAGTCGATACTGCCCCTGTGGTTGCTTACCCTTGGGCCACACCCTGCCGATAAGCCGATAAAAAAAACAGGACAATTGCATCGAAGCGAATGAAATGGCGCCGCGCCTAGAATTCCACCTTGTCCAGCGTCAATTGCCTGATGCCCATCGCATAATATAATTGGGCCAAGGCCGTACGCTGATCCACAACCGATTGCGTCAGCGCGACTTCCGCATTGGTGACCAGGGTTTGCGCGTCGAGAAGCTCCGTGTTGGTACCCAGATCGGTCCGAAACCGGGTCGAAGCCATATCGTAGGCCTCAATGGCCGCAGACAGCGCCTTTTTGGCTGACACGATTCGCTCGCCTGCGTCCTGAAAAATCATATACCCCGCCGTTACTTCGGTAATAATGGTGTGTTCCAAATCCCTGGCAAGCGCGCGCGCGCGGTAAACCGCCTCGTGCGCTTCCTTGATCGCAAAAAAATCCCGGCCTCCCGCAAACAGATTTATTTGTACATTAACCCCGACATTCCAATAATTCCGGTCCGTGTCGGTATAATTTTTTTCATCATAATCGATATCGTTCATAATATAATCGGTATCCAGGGAAAGCTTGGGATAATAGCGACTGCGATAAAGGGCCACATCTTTTTCCGCCAGCAGCACATTTTTTTCCGCCACGGCGACATCCGGGCGCTTGGTCAAAGCGATTTGACCGCATTCTTCGGGTGAATTGGAGAGAAACAGGACCTCCGCGACATAATTGCCCTGATACTCGACCTTGGCAGCAGCCGGCAAATCCAGCAAAGAATTCAGCCGCACGCCGGCGACACGCAAGGCGTTTTTGGCTTCGATTTTAGCGTGTTCGGCCGCAGCCAGTTCCGCCTTGATCTGCAACACGGCAAGCCAGGGTTTCATACCCACCCGGCAATAGGCCTCTGCGGATGCCCGTTGCTCTTCCAGACGCGTCACGGCCGACTCGGCCGAACGCAAATCATCCCGCGCTTTGATCAATTCCAGAAATCGACGCTGAATATCAAAGACCAACTGAAGCTGGGTCAACCGCAAGCGCGCCTCGGCCAGCTCTTTGCCGATTCGGGCCCGCTGATAGGCCGTTAAATTGTAAAACCCTGAAAACAGTGGGATTGTCAACCGCACAGCAGTGGTTTCATTGCTCTGGTCCAAATAATCCAGGTCATATTCCGCCTTGGAGTCATTGGTCAACCGCCGCTTTCCGTAACTTGCATCTATTTGAGGGAAAAAGCCGCTTCGGACCGATTTCACCCCGGCCTCGGCTCCCGAGAGCGCAAATTCCGCGGCGTGTATTTGCTGGTTATGTGCCAGCCCGTATTCTACGGCCTCGCCAAGGGTCAGCACCCGGGGAATCTCACGGGAAACCGTTGTTTCGCCGGCCACCGCCGAACAAACCGGCCCCCCCGTCACCAAGGGAATCAGAAGTGCGAGAATTAAAAACAACACCTTAACCCGAAAGTTCATGCTTAGCTTACTCCTAAACCGGCAAAGCCGGAAGCTGGGCGGCCAACGACCTTCACCAATGATGCACGCTTTGTCGCGCAGGTTTCTGACACAGGATCTGACAGGCTGTCGGTTGGCTGAAAGCAATCTTTCCCGAATCCGCCTTCATTGCCGTGAGCGGACAGCCTCTGTGACTAAGTCTCCCGAAACGCATGGTGGATACTGATTGTGAGCGGCTCCAAAATATAATTCATGACCGTGCGCGCTTTGGTGACGATAAACACTTCAGCCGGCATACCCGCGGTCAGCCGGGAACTATCCCCTATGGCTTCGCGCAAGGAGTCCTTATCCAGATCGATGTGCACCAGGTAGTACGGTATGGCGCCTTGCACGCTTTGGGTGATCAGCCGATCGGCCGATATATAAGAGACGCGCCCCTTCACTTTGGGAGTAACCCGTTGCTTAAACGCGGAAAGCATGACGCTGGCTTCCTGGTCAAGCGTCACCTCCGTAATTTTTCGCACATCCACTTTGGCCGTCACGATCAGGGGATTGTCATGCGGAACAATATCCATCAACGGCTCCCGGGGCGCGATCACGCCCCCGCGGGAATGAACTTTAAGGTCCATGACCACGCCGGAAACGGGTGCGACAATATCCAATCGTCTGGAGGCGTCCTCCAGCGGCCGAATACGGTCCTCCATTTCAAAGATGCCGCTCTGAACCTTGCCGAGTTCCTCCACGGCTTGCTGATGATACTGGTTTGCCACTTCCTGAATGCGAAGCTTGAGTTCAGCCACTTGCTGGCGGTATTTTGCGCTGTCGCCCGCAACCTGGCCTTTTTGCAATTTGTATGTTTCAAGGGTCCGCTCCAACCCCATGATATGGGATTTTTCGATGTAACGCCCCGCCAAAAGCACCCGCTTGGCCGCCAGTTCTTCGTTCATGGAAGTGATCATGATTTGCAGAGACGCCAGTTGCTGCTCCGCGCTATCGATCTGAACTCGCAATTGTTCAATCTGCGCTTCGATCAAACTAATTTGCCCATCCCTGGCAACCCGGCGCGACTGAAAAATCTTTTCTTCGTTGTCCCGCAATTCAGCAATGTTGGCATCCCGGCTGTGTGCCGTTATCTCACGGGGCCATACAATGCGCGGGTGATTCTCCTTTTCGGCGATTAACCGTTCCCGCCTTATCGTCAACGCATCCTTCTGCCCGCGGTACATATCGCAGGTGGCGATGATGTTTTCAGCCTCCAATCGGATCAGCACCTGGCCCTTTTCCACCTTCGA
This sequence is a window from Desulfobacterales bacterium. Protein-coding genes within it:
- the glmM gene encoding phosphoglucosamine mutase gives rise to the protein MMGKLFGTDGIRGVANSYPVTAEMALAVGRALATLFKKETDAPVIVIGQDTRLSGDMLASALAAGICSAGGDALQYGVIPTPAVAYHIQAIKAHAGVVISASHNPYFDNGIKVFGPDGFKLSDAAEHELETAVLENSSLAPGTENTGRVRICSEGVQAYADFLIRTLPAGFTLAGMKIVIDCANGATFQAAPRVFEQLGAEVNALFISPDGRNINDACGSQHPEALAEAVLKTGADIGLAFDGDGDRLIAVDETGKVLTGDQILAVCATALSKKGLLKENKVVTTVMSNLGFKAAMKAYGIAHYTAQVGDRYVLEMMRETGATLGGEDSGHMIFLNHHTTGDGLLAGLRLLEVMAMKNKPLSELSRVMTVFPQVLINVDVREKPPIETVPEIQQAIEAAAAALGDKGRVLVRYSGTQPMCRVMVEGPTQAITRQYCEIIAETVRRAIGIS
- a CDS encoding protein GlmU gives rise to the protein MKLDERVHALVEKGVKIQAPHSIALGPEVDPDRISGEGVILHAGCRIFGAGTLICAGAELGREAPVTLENCQIGPEVQLKGGYFKDAVFLKRSGMGSGAQVREGTILEEEASGAHTVGLKQTILFPFVTLGSLINFCDCLMTGGTSRKDHSEVGSSYVHFNFTPNQDKATASLMGNVPDGVMLNQRPVFLGGQGGLVGPCRLAFGTVIAAGCIYRKDELRPNRLLIDGIGRSGNMPFETGFYRSIKRIVQNNILYITNLMALRAWYGVVRREFISDAFPDALWGGLMEKVYMGIAERITRLDALAQKLPESARIYREQAGENASAALLAQKAQLHERSAELSQLFLNLKNETGDAAKAAAFISVIQSHIQEKGKDYIAVIKSLNDEEASLGTQWLQGMVDAHSGAAFALLPAFGFKAA
- a CDS encoding glycosyltransferase family 2 protein, whose amino-acid sequence is MMDAVIVNYHSSRLLLKCLASISRASHSAGGRLIICENGPDDIGDRLERSFPHALYIKNKKNLGFAAAVNIGIRQSDAPYLMILNPDTSVCENFFDSVNAYMNENRQVGVLGPKVLNEDGTIQGSARSFPTPLTGLFGRTSFLTRFFPANRLSRKNVRTDIGDQHIAAIPVDWVSGACMVVRREAVEDVGLLDERFFMYWEDADWCRRMKSHGWQVVYYPGASIVHAAGKSSEKRRLRSLLAFHLSAYRYFAKYVKWPLTIFKPFVFMALALRFYGKCLGMLMIRRSNQRSINH
- a CDS encoding TolC family protein; translated protein: MNFRVKVLFLILALLIPLVTGGPVCSAVAGETTVSREIPRVLTLGEAVEYGLAHNQQIHAAEFALSGAEAGVKSVRSGFFPQIDASYGKRRLTNDSKAEYDLDYLDQSNETTAVRLTIPLFSGFYNLTAYQRARIGKELAEARLRLTQLQLVFDIQRRFLELIKARDDLRSAESAVTRLEEQRASAEAYCRVGMKPWLAVLQIKAELAAAEHAKIEAKNALRVAGVRLNSLLDLPAAAKVEYQGNYVAEVLFLSNSPEECGQIALTKRPDVAVAEKNVLLAEKDVALYRSRYYPKLSLDTDYIMNDIDYDEKNYTDTDRNYWNVGVNVQINLFAGGRDFFAIKEAHEAVYRARALARDLEHTIITEVTAGYMIFQDAGERIVSAKKALSAAIEAYDMASTRFRTDLGTNTELLDAQTLVTNAEVALTQSVVDQRTALAQLYYAMGIRQLTLDKVEF
- a CDS encoding HlyD family type I secretion periplasmic adaptor subunit, which produces MSNFFKSTSNVGRDLNMISPGKIIVIGVLVIFLFFGGLGGWASVAKINGAVIAPGEIQVDSNRKTVQHLEGGIVREILVREGSKVEKGQVLIRLEAENIIATCDMYRGQKDALTIRRERLIAEKENHPRIVWPREITAHSRDANIAELRDNEEKIFQSRRVARDGQISLIEAQIEQLRVQIDSAEQQLASLQIMITSMNEELAAKRVLLAGRYIEKSHIMGLERTLETYKLQKGQVAGDSAKYRQQVAELKLRIQEVANQYHQQAVEELGKVQSGIFEMEDRIRPLEDASRRLDIVAPVSGVVMDLKVHSRGGVIAPREPLMDIVPHDNPLIVTAKVDVRKITEVTLDQEASVMLSAFKQRVTPKVKGRVSYISADRLITQSVQGAIPYYLVHIDLDKDSLREAIGDSSRLTAGMPAEVFIVTKARTVMNYILEPLTISIHHAFRET